The Gammaproteobacteria bacterium genome segment ATCACCGCCGGACACCTGGAAACGGCCCTGGACGATTATGCCTCGCCCGACACCGACATCTACGCCATGTATCTGCCCAACCGCTATCTGTCCAAGAAGACCCGCGTCTTTATCGACTTCCTGACCGAGTGGTACGCACGGTAAGTCATCGTACCGCCACCGACGGCTTCTTTTTATGAATGCCTGTCGGCCAGGCCGTCGAGGAAGGCGAACAGGCGTTGATTCATGGACTCGAACGGGGCCGTATCCGCCAGCATCGCCTCGGGGGTTTGAATGTAGGGTCCGTACGGCAACGCCCCTTCGGCCTCGATGAAGGTGGCCACCACCTTCGGCGTCACCTCGGCATGGAACTGGAACGCATAGACGCGATCGTCATACACGAACCCCTGGTGAGCGCAGGCCTCGCTGTGCGCGAACAGCTGCGCCTCGGGCGGCATCTCGAAACGGTCGCCGTGCCAGTGAAACGCCATCACCGGCTGATCCAGCAGCTTGTCCAACGGGGATGTGATCACCGAGTCGACCGGCGTGACCTCGAACCAGCCGATCTCGGTTTCCGGATTGCGGGTCACGCGCGCGCCCAGCGCGTCCGCGATCAGCTGCGCGCCCAGACAGAATCCGAGCACCACCTTGCCGGCCTCAATGGCGCGATGAATGAAACGCTTTTCCGGAATCAGCCAGGAATGGTCGCTTTCCTCGTAGATGTTCATCGGCCCGCCCATGATGATGAGCCAATCGAAGCCGTCGGGTTCGGGCAGCGCATCGTTCTCGTACAAACGGGTCACGCTAAGCTGCGCCCCCTTGCGCTGCGCCCAGTCCTCGATCGCGCCCAGGCCCTCCGCGGGCACGTGCTGCAGGTAATGAATCCTCATGGTTCGGGTTCCTTTGCTTGCTATCGGATATCAGCCGGCTGGCGCGGCGGTTGGCGACTCGGACTCATCACGCCAGGCCTCCAGCAACGCGGCGGCGACGATCAGCCCGCCGCCCAGCCATTCAATGGTGCTCATGCGTTCGCCACCGATGATCGTGGCGGTGACCACGGCGGTAACGAGTTCGAGAATGATCAGGATGGAGGCGCGCCCCGCCTCCATGTGAGTCACCGCCCACTGGGTGCCGATGGTTGCGATCATCATCCAGCCCAGACCGTACACGGCCACCCATACCCAGCTCAACGGTTCCACCTGCGGCCAGGGCTGAATGCCCGCCAGGGTCAGCGGCGCGGCGATGGCGAAACAACCGATCAGCATGGCCGCCACCTTGCTCGACACCGGCAAAGCCTGGCGGGCACGAAACACCAGGTTGTTGCCCGCAAACGCCATGCCGCAGGTCACCGCCAGCAGGTCCGGCCAGGAGATGCGACCGGCAAAGGACTTGAATCCGCCCAGGATCAGGAAGGCGCCGCCCAGCGCCAGCGCCACCCCCAGGGCGCGAACCCGGTCGATACGCTCGCCCAGGAAAAGCCACCCGCCCAGCACGCCCCACACCGGCAGCAGGTAGAACAGCACCATGACGCGCACCACCTCGCCGTACACCATGGCGCAGGTGAAGGCGATGTTGGCGTAACCGCCGAGCAGGGCGATCAACAGCAGATAGCGTCCTTCGCCCGCCCAGCGCCGGCGCTGCGACAACAGCATCGGCAGCAGGAGCAGCGTGACCGCGCCGAACGCCCCGAAGGTCAACGGGACCCCCTCGACGCCCAGGGCGTTGATCTGTTTCAACGGCCACCACATGGTGCCCCACATCAGCGAGGCACCGACCAGCACGATGACCGGCAGTCTTTGATTCATTCTTCTAACCGTCCCCGTTAAAGCCGGTGAAATCCGGCGTGCATTCCATCACCGTCCATTGCGCGCCGGCCTTCTCCAGCATGCAGCCGGCAGGCGGCGTCCAGCATTCGCCGCTTACCGGCGTTGCGGCGGACGGCTCCAGCAGGCACTCGCCTTCCCGAAACGGCAGGGAGCAGCGCTCGATCAACCAGGGGCTGGAGGCCCCGCGTATCCGGCCGAAGCCGATCTCGCAATCGAAATGCGCCAGGTTCCAGGTGCGCGTGCTGACCTCGCCGGCAGCCTGAAGCGGCAGGGGGTGCGCCCGATCGATGGCATACATGAAGTAATCGCCCACCGCGACCAGCACCCCTTCGCGATTGCCCTCATGCTTTCTCACCCGCATGGCGAGCACGCCCGCGTCGCGGTTCAGAACGGACTTGCGCCAGACCTCGTCGTACTCGACCAGCACGCCGGTCTCGATCATGAGCGCGCCGTTGATGAACCGCGCCTGCCCGATATCCTCGAATTCGCCCGGCGGCTGATAATCCAGGTCGCGCTGCCAACGGCAGATGCTGTCGTTCACCGCGAGCGTGCCCGCGAAACCCTCCTGGTGCTGCAGCCAGGCCAGCAGCTCGGGCGGCAGATCCTCGACGCGCCGGTAGCCGCGAAAATCCGGACGCGGCTGCGGAATCCGCAGATCAACATACAGCCCGTGACTCTGCAGCCAATAGACCTCGGTGGTCACATCGCGCGTGCCATCCGGGTGCACGATGCGATCGCGTCGCCACAAGCCGACGTATTCGGGGGGAACCTGATGCATGCAACCTACTCGTAGAAATCCGGGAAGCGGCGGCGACTGCGGTAAAACGCCATATCGTGATTGGGCCAGAGTTCCGCACCGGTCTCCGTCGCGAGATGCTTGAGCTTGCGGATGCTGTCCAGCGCCAGATCTTCGCGGTCCTCCCAGCACAGGCCGGGGGCGATCTCCTGCTCGATGTTTTCCTGCAGATCCGCGGCATCGCCGGCGAGAATGATCGGTGCGCCACGTGGCAGTTCGATGAACAGCGACATGTGGCCGGCCGTATGCCCCGGCGATTCGACGGCCTGCACGCCCGGCGTCACCGTGTACTCCTCTTCCATGATCCGCCAG includes the following:
- a CDS encoding amidotransferase, which gives rise to MRIHYLQHVPAEGLGAIEDWAQRKGAQLSVTRLYENDALPEPDGFDWLIIMGGPMNIYEESDHSWLIPEKRFIHRAIEAGKVVLGFCLGAQLIADALGARVTRNPETEIGWFEVTPVDSVITSPLDKLLDQPVMAFHWHGDRFEMPPEAQLFAHSEACAHQGFVYDDRVYAFQFHAEVTPKVVATFIEAEGALPYGPYIQTPEAMLADTAPFESMNQRLFAFLDGLADRHS
- a CDS encoding DMT family transporter; translated protein: MNQRLPVIVLVGASLMWGTMWWPLKQINALGVEGVPLTFGAFGAVTLLLLPMLLSQRRRWAGEGRYLLLIALLGGYANIAFTCAMVYGEVVRVMVLFYLLPVWGVLGGWLFLGERIDRVRALGVALALGGAFLILGGFKSFAGRISWPDLLAVTCGMAFAGNNLVFRARQALPVSSKVAAMLIGCFAIAAPLTLAGIQPWPQVEPLSWVWVAVYGLGWMMIATIGTQWAVTHMEAGRASILIILELVTAVVTATIIGGERMSTIEWLGGGLIVAAALLEAWRDESESPTAAPAG